Genomic DNA from Vanrija pseudolonga chromosome 3, complete sequence:
CACCAACGACTCGCCAGACGTCGCCATCCCCCAGACGTGGGGAGACGCAGACCCACACCTCATCGAccgcggcaaggtcgagcaggtccGCCTCCGCAGCTTTACGACAAACGTCCACtcgctcgaggccatggtCGCGTACCGTGTCGGCGAGTAGCGACGCACAGCTTGTCAATTGCCCGTATCACTACCTGTAACTCTAGAGCATGAACACATCACGAGCGTGTGGAGGCAGAGTCTGAGGCATCGGCGCGTAGGACACTGCCCACGCGCCTTCACTCCCACCGCTGCAACATTCTTGCCAAGCCATGCATCATGGATCCTGCCCTAATGGTGCGTCTAGTCCGTTTTACAGCTGGAGTGTGTTAGCACTTCGACTTGTCTTCTCCAGCCCTCTCCCCGCACTCACCATCTtgcccgccggcgcaccAAAGCCGTCGTActccttcttgccctcgaggtgCTTGCGGCCCGAGAAGATGGCCGAGTCGATCAAGCTCGCGACAGTGAGGACACCACCAATGATGGCGCATGcactggggcgtcagctgggaTATGACGGGATTCTTCCAGCTCACCTCGTGAGGAAGTGGGCAAACGACTGGCGCGTCTCCTTGTGGACGACCTTCATGGGCGAGATCTCGTAGCTGCGCGGGTTAGACTGGAGTTCGCAACTGCCCACCCACTTGATGAAGAGACCGGGGATAGCGTGGTTCGAGTGCGAGGTCATGTCTGCAAGTGTCAGCCCCTGTCGCCAGAACCACATCCTCGCTGCACTCACGACCGTGCTCGTCCTTGCCCGGAAGAAGACCACCGCGGACGTCGCGCTCATATTCGGTAACCGAGTACTGGTTGGTGGGAATCTCGTCGCCCGTGAGGTACTGGAACGACGTCGAGACAACCTTGACAAAGTACTGGTACATGTTGTTTGTGTTGGCTGTGTCGTGTGAGTTGCTGCGTGCCTTTCTCCAACTCACGGTCCTTGCCGTAGCGGCTCACGCCGGTCAGAGGGTCCTtgatgccgagctcggcgcgcgtcttctcctccttgggctTGAGCATCTCCTGCGCAAAGTCGGGAATGTCGGCGCCAAAGTGGAACTTGTTGATAACGTGGTCAAagtcgtggtggtgcttgTCCTTGAGGTAGGGCACCAGCTCGTGGAGGTTCATGCCGTTGCGCATAAATGTCGCGCCGTGGCTGAAGCGCACGTTGCCAATGACCTTGTTGACGCGCAGCTTGCCCGAGACGCGGCagccctcggcggcctgctgcgccATCTTCTCGGTCCAGTGCTCCTCGACACACTGCTCAATGTCGTCGGGGTTGCTAAACGACCACCCGGCGCGGATGTACGCCTGgcgcacctcctcgcacGAGTTGCAGCACCCgttctcgggcggcggcgcaccgTAACACTTGCCACAGTAGTCGGGCGCGCGCCCCTCGGCAATCCGCTCAGCCTCGCCCTTGAGCTGCTGGCCCTTCATCGGCCCAATCTCGTGACCTTGCTCGTTGAGCTGCATCTTCTTGACGTTGTGCGTAATGTCGTTGATGATCTCGCCCGAGATGTCGGCCACATCAATGGATAGCactggcgtcagctgtgTCAAGGATATGTTAGCTCACAGTAACATGGCACGCTGGGGAAGGTCACGTCGAGGTCAATGACAATCttctcgccgcgcgaccTGTCGACGTTGATCGAGGTCTCCGAGTGTACTCGTCGGTAGTCGACAAACTCGATGGTGAGCGAGGTGAGGATGATggagagggagaggaagGTCACTGGGGGGTTAGCTTGTGCTGGCGCATCGCCTCGAAGCTCGACCCACAGAAAGCACCGGTGCGAGTCTTGATCTTGACATCTTCCATCGTCtggacgtcggcgtcaacaAATGTGCCACGGCTACGGGCCGGCAGCGCTACTCACCTTGCCAAACGCATCGAGACCCTGGAAGGCTCCAAAGAAGCCGTTTCGACCCATGGTGATGATGGCTGCTGCAGATCAATGTGTGTTGCAGCTGGACGAGATGTTGTCGAAACGTGTCCTTCGCGGTGATGTCTGGCTCGCTGCCCGTCGTTTCAAgtcaccgccgcgtcggtcCACTGCACGCGCCTCAGACGTGGAGGTCGTCCATATCTTGAGGCCGTCATTAGCGGAAGCAATTATTCCTTTAACATAACGGAACCAAATTGCCACGTTGTTGCGCGACGCGTGGtgagagcgacgacgatgttCGATGTTCCATGTCGCTTTGCAGCCAGCAGAGCCAGCAGAGCAACAACCTCGATCAGACTTCTTGAATCTTCCAACAAACAGCTCATCACTCGCACACTATCAACAAACGACATTCCGAGTGATCAAAAATGGCAGCTTCAATGTACCAGAGGGATCCCCGTGCggtacgtcgtcgcgccctGGCTAggtgccagcgccagcagctcgctcggcgggcaggaAATATCGCTGACCCCGCTAGGGCCTCTTCCTCGGTGGCTCGCGTgtgagcggcgccgaggtccgcGACCAGAACGGTAGGTTGGGACGAGTTGCTCGCCGCGTGCGATGGGCTGACGTTGTGGTAGTGCAGGCCGCTCAGACCGTGTCCAACATTCTCAAGTCGTCCCTTGGCCCCGTTGGGTAAGCTGAACCTCATGTGGTCTTCGAGacagctgacacgcccagtCTCGACAAGatgctcgtcgacaacgtcgGTGACGTGACTATCAccaacgacggcgccacCATCCTCTCGCTTATCGAGGTCTCGCACCCCGCTGTACGTTGCGCCGTGTAGACGCGCTTGCCACCGCTGACTGTTGACCCTCTAGGCCCGTATCCTCGTGTCCCTCGCGACGCAGCAGGACAAGGAAGTCGGTGACGGAACTACCTCGGTCGTCTTGCTCGCCTCGGAGCTTCTGAGGAGAGCAAACGAGCTTGTCCGCAACAAGATCCACCCCACCACCGTCATTGCTGGCTACCGTCTGGCTTGCAAGGAGGCCTGCCGCTTCATGGCCGACCAGCTCTCCACCaaggtcgacaagctcggccgtgacgccctcgtcaacgtcgccaAGACGTCGATGAGCTCCAAGATTCTTGCTGCGTGGGTGCTCTTGTCTGCCTCCGAAACCCGCTAACCAacccagcgacgacgacttcttCGCCCCcctggccgtcgacgccatgcTCGCCGTCAAGACGGTCAACCCCCGCGGCGAGAAGAAGTACCCCGTCAAGGCCGTCAACGTCCTCAAGGCGCACGGAAAGTCTGCCCGCGAGTCGTTCATGGTCAAGGGCTACGCGCTCAACTGCACCGTTGCCAGCCAGGCCATGAAGACTCGCATCCCGAACGCCAAGATTGCCTGTCTCGACATGaacctcgccaagcagcgcatgcacctcggcgtccacATCACCATCGACGACCCAGAacagctcgaggccatccgTGCCCGCGAGTCTGAGATTACTCTTGAGCGTGTGCGCAAGATCCTTGCCACTGGCGCCAACGTCATCCTCACCACCAAGGGTATCGATGACCTGGTCCTCAAGGAGTTTGTCGAGGCCGGTGCTATGGCCGTCCGCCGCTGTCGCAAGGAGGACTTGCGACGAATTGCCCGTGCTACCGGCGCGACGTTggtgtcgtcgctcgccaaccTGGACGGAGAGGAGACTTTCGaggcctcgagcttgggtttcgccgaggaggttgtGCAGGAGCGTatcagcgacgacgagctcatcctcgtccgCGGAACCAAGGTCgtcagctcgtcgtccatcatCCTCCGCGGTGCCAACGACTACATgctcgacgagatggagcgcgcgctgcacgacgccCTCAGCATCATCAAGCGCACGCTCGAGTCTGGATCGGTTGTTcccggtggtggtgctgtcGAGACGGCGCTGTCCATCTACCTCGAAAACTATGCCACGACCCTCGGCTCGCGTGAGCAGCTTGCCATTGCCGAGTTTGCCTCGgcgctcctcgtcatccCCAAGACGCTCGCCCTCAACGCCGCCAAGGACTcgaccgacctcgtcgccaagctccgcgcGTACCACAACGCCGCCCAGTCGGTTAGCCCCGAGGACCCCAAGCGCGGCTTAATCTTCTACGGtctcgacctgctcaacggcgaggtcatcgacaaccgcgccgccggtgtCCTGGAGCCTACCATGTCCAAGATCAAgtcgctcaaggccgccctcgaggccgcgacCAGCTTGCTCCGTATCGACGACAGCATCACTGTCACCCCCGACCAAAAGGGTGAGGAAGACCCCCACGCCCACatgtgagcgagcgagcagtTAGAGCACGATTTTACGTCATAGTGAGCAGCCGAGATAGTAGGTACTGCTCGGCAGAGGATATATGTAGATGATCGCATTGCATAGCGTCTGTGGACTACCTTGCCAGCCAATGTTCGCGCTTGTACATCACATCGGCAGCCGTGGCTCCCTCCTCCTTATACGAGGGTTTAAAACACGGTTCCGTCACTAATGATTTCAATGGGGGCTTGTGGGTCAGCAAATGCAGGGATTAAGCAACCCACGGCCTCCAGATTCTGGGCGCTTGAGCTTTGCAATCTCGCGCCCGCCCTTCCAGGTCGaggcctcgaggacctgtGCGAGGTTGAGCTGATCGGAAGTGAGGCCCAGCTTGTCGCAGATGCCCTGGTGGATCTTGTCCCTGCGAGAAGTCGAAGTCAGTCAAGAATAGCAGAAGCGAGCCGCGGCCGCGAACGCGACAGAAGCGACGCACAATGCAATGACAGTCACGGCGCGCCACTCGACAACAGCGGGGTGGCCGGGGGCGAGAACAGGAAGCCCGTCACGGCCGTTGGGGTAGGCGCCGTTCGGGAGCGAGTCGGGGCGGATGGTCAGGAGCTCGTGGTCAACCAGGAGACCTCCGTTACGGTACTGCTCGGATCAGATTCAGCTATTAGGGACGCTCTTACCTCTGGAAGGCCCGTCTGCCCCGGTCCAGGGTCCACACGCCAGCCGGCGACCGACTCGATCGGCTCAAGGAGTGAGTAGCACAGCCACTGGGTGAGTTTATGGAAggggacgagggcgtcgccCTCGAATCGCTGGTCACCAATGGCGTCGTGCGAGCGTGCGAGCGACGGGCAGTACCACACGTCCCCGAGAACCTCGTCGGGGTATTCTGGCAAGGTGGTGCGCGAGGGCCAAATGGGCGCAAGGAGAGAAAAGAGCGTGTCCCAGAATGTGACGAGGGAGAGGACGGGCTTGGGGCCGCCGGTCTTGAGCGTAGGCTGGAGGTAGTCTGCAGAGTTAGTCATCAGCCGATACAGCGCAACTCACAGAGGATGTCACCGGGGCGGCCTGACCGCACGATATCAGgacgcgcctcgagcgcccCACCGAGCTGGATCAGCAGATTTGCCCTTCCATCCAGACCCGACATGGGGTTCGCGGCGGTCACTTGGAACTGCTCGCCGAGGATCGCTGGAGTGAGGGCCTGGAGCGCCTTGGCTACGCGGGGAGGTTAGATACACTCATCGTTGAGCCACCGTCGAGGTACTCACCATCCACACGCAGCGGGTCACCTGGCACAGCCGAGAAGACGCCATTCACGAACATGTGGTAGCTCGCCACTGCGAGGGcctcgctgcggccgcccTCCCACGTCACCTTGCCGTTCGCATCGCGCTCCGTGTAGGTCCAGGTGTtgccagcgccggcgtcgagcagaACCGAGACGATGTAGAGGTCGATGAGGGCGGCTGCGCGCTCCACGGGCTTATCTTTGGAAGGGAACTGCGGGttctcgaggagctgcgcgatACGGTCGATGGGCTTGGGGGTCTGGGTCACAAAGTGGTTCTTGCGGCAGTGTGCTGGGCATGTCAGACAACGGCGGGCAACCGAACAGGACCGCAGACATACGAGGAATCTTATCATAGTTTGTTCCAAAGTCGCGCTAACGGGGTCagaggcgccggcgccatcactcacctcgagcaggccggcgCAGAAGTCTACGACTGTCTGGAGCTTGTCCTGGTGCCAGATCCAGTAGTCGCCCTTGTCGCGGACCACGAGGTCGAACACCTGCTTTGAGCGCTCAcgaacggcgacgagggaGCGGAGGTACGCCACCACgggtggcgtcgtcgtcgtcgtgctcgtcgccgccggaGTCGAGTTGGTCGTAAGGGCCATACGAGTGAGAGacaggggagggggagatAACGCGTACAGCGACGTGGATGGGTCGTGTCTATGATCTAGGCCGTCGAGACTGGTTATATCTGCCGCTCACGAGTGCGATGGGGGGAAGATGGGGGCAGTGTGAGAATGGGTAAGACTGCAGGCGTGTGGATGCAACTGTGGCTGTGGagacgaggacaaggcggACGTGGGGAGAGGAGACCAAGAGCGGTATGTCGTCAGTGAGTGATGCCAGAGTATACTGTGTGGGGGTGTGTTATCGTTGGATGTCGTCGATGTTGCTGTTACTAGTACCGAGCGAGCAAGAGAGACCGATGTGaccacgcgtcgtcgtgtgaAGTCTAAGTTCGAAGCGACTGGATGAATGAATGAGTTGCTAGGTGGTGGAGTTGTtccgagcggcggcgacgatggacgagtgggtgggtgtcgaTGGGTGGAATCCGTGACCCCGGCCAGGTCGGCTGGATGAGATGCGCGATGGGATGGGATGGGGGGCGTGGGGAGAGATGCGCGATAATGAAGGGGCCGGCCAGCAGGGGTCACCAGGGGCaagtcgagcgagtcgaggccTGGCCCAGCGTTTGAGGGTGGTGGACACGCGCGCAGtggtggatgggtgggtgggagggaTGCAATGCACAGGTGCAAGGTCGGagcagcgtcagcggcgtcggctggcTCGTTACAGTGGGGGGCAAGGAGGTTGACTGGCCCGGGCCGTGACGGCGCGGTCGGGTGTGAACCGTGGTAGCGTGCTAGCGTGCGGttgcgtgcgcgcgccttATTGTCCCTGTCGGACAGAATGGAACTCTGAGTGTGAGGGAGGCATGAGCCAAGCAACGCCCGGAACGGCGG
This window encodes:
- the cct1 gene encoding T-complex protein 1 subunit alpha, translating into MAASMYQRDPRAGLFLGGSRVSGAEVRDQNVQAAQTVSNILKSSLGPVGLDKMLVDNVGDVTITNDGATILSLIEVSHPAARILVSLATQQDKEVGDGTTSVVLLASELLRRANELVRNKIHPTTVIAGYRLACKEACRFMADQLSTKVDKLGRDALVNVAKTSMSSKILAADDDFFAPLAVDAMLAVKTVNPRGEKKYPVKAVNVLKAHGKSARESFMVKGYALNCTVASQAMKTRIPNAKIACLDMNLAKQRMHLGVHITIDDPEQLEAIRARESEITLERVRKILATGANVILTTKGIDDLVLKEFVEAGAMAVRRCRKEDLRRIARATGATLVSSLANLDGEETFEASSLGFAEEVVQERISDDELILVRGTKVVSSSSIILRGANDYMLDEMERALHDALSIIKRTLESGSVVPGGGAVETALSIYLENYATTLGSREQLAIAEFASALLVIPKTLALNAAKDSTDLVAKLRAYHNAAQSVSPEDPKRGLIFYGLDLLNGEVIDNRAAGVLEPTMSKIKSLKAALEAATSLLRIDDSITVTPDQKGEEDPHAHM
- the URC4 gene encoding Uracil catabolism protein 4, with product MALTTNSTPAATSTTTTTPPVVAYLRSLVAVRERSKQVFDLVVRDKGDYWIWHQDKLQTVVDFCAGLLERDFGTNYDKIPPHCRKNHFVTQTPKPIDRIAQLLENPQFPSKDKPVERAAALIDLYIVSVLLDAGAGNTWTYTERDANGKVTWEGGRSEALAVASYHMFVNGVFSAVPGDPLRVDAKALQALTPAILGEQFQVTAANPMSGLDGRANLLIQLGGALEARPDIVRSGRPGDILYYLQPTLKTGGPKPVLSLVTFWDTLFSLLAPIWPSRTTLPEYPDEVLGDVWYCPSLARSHDAIGDQRFEGDALVPFHKLTQWLCYSLLEPIESVAGWRVDPGPGQTGLPEYRNGGLLVDHELLTIRPDSLPNGAYPNGRDGLPVLAPGHPAVVEWRAVTVIALDKIHQGICDKLGLTSDQLNLAQVLEASTWKGGREIAKLKRPESGGPPIEIISDGTVF
- the ergic3 gene encoding Endoplasmic reticulum-Golgi intermediate compartment protein 3 — encoded protein: MGRNGFFGAFQGLDAFGKTMEDVKIKTRTGAFLTFLSLSIILTSLTIEFVDYRRVHSETSINVDRSRGEKIVIDLDVTFPSVPCYLLSIDVADISGEIINDITHNVKKMQLNEQGHEIGPMKGQQLKGEAERIAEGRAPDYCGKCYGAPPPENGCCNSCEEVRQAYIRAGWSFSNPDDIEQCVEEHWTEKMAQQAAEGCRVSGKLRVNKVIGNVRFSHGATFMRNGMNLHELVPYLKDKHHHDFDHVINKFHFGADIPDFAQEMLKPKEEKTRAELGIKDPLTGVSRYGKDPNTNNMYQYFVKVVSTSFQYLTGDEIPTNQYSVTEYERDVRGGLLPGKDEHGHMTSHSNHAIPGLFINYEISPMKVVHKETRQSFAHFLTSACAIIGGVLTVASLIDSAIFSGRKHLEGKKEYDGFGAPAGKML